A genomic stretch from Aedes albopictus strain Foshan chromosome 2, AalbF5, whole genome shotgun sequence includes:
- the LOC109400350 gene encoding larval cuticle protein A2B-like — protein sequence MAFKFFALFALVAVASAAVLPVAVKHVEYHDAPAEYQFAYSVHDEHTGDIKSQQEERHGDNVKGQYTLIDADGYRRVVDYTADEHNGFNAVVHREPLGHKVVKAVVPVAKVVAPVAHHYVAPVAKIAYPVHKVAVPVAKVAVPVHKVAYTNNLATVSFSAPSLNYHY from the exons ATGGCTTTCAAA TTCTTTGCTCTGTTCGCTTTGGTGGCTGTTGCCAGCGCTGCTGTTCTGCCAGTTGCCGTTAAGCACGTTGAATACCATGATGCTCCAGCTGAGTACCAGTTTGCGTACTCTGTCCATGATGAGCACACCGGAGATATCAAGAGCCAACAGGAGGAACGCCATGGAGACAACGTGAAGGGACAGTACACCCTGATTGATGCCGATGGATATCGCCGAGTCGTTGACTACACCGCTGATGAACACAATGGTTTCAACGCCGTTGTGCACCGTGAACCTCTGGGCCACAAGGTAGTCAAGGCCGTTGTCCCAGTCGCCAAGGTTGTTGCTCCAGTTGCCCACCACTACGTTGCTCCAGTCGCCAAGATTGCCTATCCAGTGCACAAGGTCGCCGTTCCAGTCGCTAAGGTTGCTGTCCCAGTGCACAAGGTTGCCTACACCAACAACCTGGCTACCGTTAGCTTCTCTGCTCCAAGTCTGAATTATCATTACTAG